The genome window ACGGAATAAGCGGAGTGTGGGGGAGCAGGAATGCCAGACAAGAAAGTCGGGGCACCGGACCGGCAACGCGAcgaggaaagggaaacaaaggaaagaaatcGGGTAGAGACGGGACTGGAGGGTTCGTCAGGATACGCGAGGACGGAGTATAGGAAGTTAAGAAGAAAGGTAATTATAGAGTCCGTCAGAAGAGACTacggggaagaggagaggagaggaagagagaaaagaggaaaggaagagacaagacggaaaagattcagatgatgaaggtgtGTATGTGTGCGtgcgtgtgtgtgtgtctGTCGTTTCGTTGACCTACGACACCCACAagaaagaaggggaaaaaaagaaagaaaagaaaagaacagaaaaaaaaaaaaaaagaaagaaaagaagaagagcaacgAGTCCCCGGATAGTTCCCACAGACAGCATCAACTTAACAGCGACAAGTTACATACAGCATCCGCATTTCAGCAAATTGCGGAGGCCCGACGCTGGTCTGGTCTTAGTCTGGTGGTTTAAGCGGGCGGTGTTAATCCGGAGACTGCAGCGCCCCAGCTTGATACTTTCCCGAGTGCCGAGATCCTGCAATAGCCTCAAGTACGCAGAGTAGTACGCACTGTACTTTGGTCGAGtagagaggagagaggagagagtAGCTTCTAGATGAAAAGTCTAAATAATAGTTATATACCCACCTTGAATTCATTGGCAAATCTGCAATGAAGAATTAATAAGATGCtgtagatgtagatgtaCGGTCAATACGGGCTAGTCCAGGCTGTCCAGCCATCGGGATGGCGAACAGGCCAGTCGCCTCTTTTCGCGGGGGGCATTAGTTCGCTTCCCCGACCGACAGCAGCCTTGAGATCAACAGCACAACTATACTTCCATATTTTATTCTCCCAATCTCAATCGATTTCAGAAAATAAAAAACCCCATACTGCCTCTTTTCCTACGCACGTCTTTCTctccattttttttttttcaccCTGTATCCCATGTCAAATGAAACATATCGGCACACCCAGGACGGACCGAAGAAGCCGGCTACCAGCAGTGTGGTGGAACAGCATGGGTAATATTACCTAACAATCCATCCACCACCCGGTCATCTTCCGCATGGTTACACGGTAAAATGGTTAATTCTTCTCCAGTGTcatgtccatgtccatgtGGCTGTTGGCTATGATAGATCTAATCAGTCATCAAGCTCGCTAGCGGACCATTTATCCTATTTCATCTATCATGGTTCTTTTTCTGGTAATCCGTAGTCTGACTGGTACTGTCGAATACGAGTATACCCAATCCCGTGCCGATCGGTCTGGTGTCTGCGATGGCTGCCACTACTGTCTGCAGTGTAAGAATTGTGGGTGTGGGATGGATGGCATGGAGCCTACGGAGAATTCAACACGGAGTTACTTCCGAGGGACCAGTCGATACGGTAACACTGTCGTCCAACCTcgatttcttttctgtccAGTGCATCACAAGGAAGGCGAACCAcgaaataaaaaataaagTAAAAAGTGAGGGGAAACGACACAATCACATTACCACCCATCCGTAGAACCTCGGGTAGACCAATCCTCTACCCGTTACCTCAGCATGACTTCGTTTTCGTCGTGTCGGGATGGGTTGGAGACTTGGAGACTTTGGAGACTTCCCTGGGACGTGGGAAGTTGTCCGACTCGTCGACCGTGTGATGGGTTCATTTTTCATGACTAACGGAAATCTGGGCCCTGAGTTGGGCCCCTGCATTGGGTTTTCCCCGCGGGGAGAGTAGAGCTCAAATCATAAGAGTGTTAGAGTGCTCGTAGAGTTGTACCTGTGTACTGGGCACTACACAGTACGTCGGTGCTGTCGACCAGTCAGGAGATTCAAGGTGACAGCTGAATACTACCTCAATTTCTGGATGTTGTACCCGTGATTGACAATGTTTTTAATCTTTTCGCTTCAAGAATCTCTCACTCTCACTACAAAGGGTATTCCGCAGCACTTACCCTCCGACCGACTGTCGGGGACTCCTCCGCACCCGGGCGGCAACTGCAGGagcctacagagtacaccctcctccacccTGACACTCGCAGTAAAGTTCAAGTCAAACAGATTTTAGCCGGGCATGTTTACTTGAGTTGACTTATCCCGTGGCCGCTCCTCGGGCTTAGCCGATGTCCATGATTGgttttcttctcccccatGCCCTTCTCACCCGAGGCACAAGCGAACCGATAAACCCCGCAATCCCACGTTCATCTTATGGTTTCGTTCCAAGCTTGCCTCTCTAAACGACGGGAGTACTTGTGATATACCGACCTTGATtatgaaaaaaaaaaaaaaaaaaaagaaaaaaaaaaaaaaaaaaaaaaaaagcacATGCTACAGTTTCAACCAAGGACATTGGAATGGCCAGGTAGGATTATTTACCCttggtactccgtacttacCTACCTTCCTTCTCTAGTCTACCTTACCAGCTAACGTTAAGGAAAAACCCGGCGAATTATCGGGGAATGCTCCGATCCATTCCCACAGCCGGCTATTCTACTTTACTCAAAACGAATTAATATCTATCTATCGGCTATTGTACCTATGAATGGAGGAAAAATTGAAATCAAAAGCCACAGAGCAGCAACGGGCATATCTCAATTCGGCAAAACAGCGCGCAATCTAAGACAGCTGAGGAATGAGGCTGAGGGCATCCGACGACCCATCCGAAGGCGTCACCTGGCTCGGATGGTGGCCAATTGAATTCATCTCTGACAGGGTATaggtatactccgtaggtaggAATAGGTATAGATACCTGGTTTGAAGTTACCTTACTCTTCCGTACTCAATCGCAACTCTTGCCTTTACTTTCACCCAGTTTATAATTACAGAGCAAGAAGAGCTCCATCTATCCTAGTCCAAGTACCTATGCAAAGCAgtctgtactctgtaggcCTACCTACCCCCATACTCATAGGTACCTGTCCCAGCAATCATCAACTGATGCTGCTCACGCCACTGAGTCCACCCTGTCCATGTGTCGATTTCCCGATTTCCCCGAGATTGAGGTGATAGCCACGATGCAATAACTCCCGTCATCTGATTCGCTGCGCTACGCCACAGCTTGTGGACGGGTTCGGCTAGGCCAATAAGGGGTTTGGACAAGGCGCTCGGGGGAGATATAGACCGTTGTATCGGGCCAAACGTACTTTTTGACAGAGTACTTTCTCGTGAGCGTACTAGGTAGAGTCTGTGCTTTCCAAGTTTGTAGATGGGCGGCTACTGACAGCTGCTGATGCCTACGTATACCCCAGTTGAAACAATCAAGCGACCGATTGAACATTAACTAAAGATTCGACAAAAGTTCCAAGGACATGAAAGCGTGTCGTCCCAGCGTATGTGGATGAGTGAAGTCCGTATAATATATGATATTAAGCAGCTGTCTCGATCTTGTTAGGATAGAACCTGAAGACATGTCAGCAACTAGTTACAATGCAGTAATGGAAGCATACATACCAAGCAGCCACGGCGATAATCAGGTACATCGTTATCAGCAGCACACCCTCGAGCCAGTGCGATTTGCCATCGGCAATGAGATAGTTCACCTGAAGAATTAGCACCGTCATACGACAGGAAAATCAAAAACCAGGGGAATAAACATACCAGCAACACCGAAACGAAGAGCAGGATCACTTGGAACGCATCAAAATACAAAGTCATATCCTCGAGTCCTTTTGCCAGTCAGTCACGGTCAACAAAGTATTCGAGGAATAGCACATACCCATAATCCATCCTATCACAATAATCAACGGTAGCACCAGCAGAGCGATCTGCATGCTGGATCCCACAGCCACTCCAATCGACAGAtccatcttgtccttgcATGCCACCGTCACCGCCGTGGCGTGCTCGGCCGCATTACCCACGATAGGAAGCAGGATCAGCCCGACGAATGTCTTCGAGATGCCGCCTCGCTCCGTAAGAGCGTCAATGGAACCAACCTGGACAGTCAGTCTAGCCCTGACCTGACCGGACACTCAAAATGATGCATCAGACTTACCATAAATTCAGCGCACAATGCGACAAAAGCGGTGGAGATGGCCAGCGTCAGGACCGCAACCCAGATGCTGAGCTGAGgctgttcctcctcgtcgtcttcctcgtggattttcatctgctgcgcGTTCTGGCCGCCCATGGTGGCCGTCATCTTGCCAATCTGGGCCAGGCCGCGACTGGCATCGCCCTCCGACACCTTTTGGCGCCGCTTCTCGACCTTGGGGCTGGGTCTGTTGTAGATCTCGGTGTGCGACttgagctggaagaagaggtagcATCCGTAGACGAAGAGCAAAATGATACTGGTGCCTGCGTTTGTCAGCGACAGTCCTCGGCGCATTGCCAGCAATCTTACCTCGCGACAAGGGAGCGATTCCCACGGTTCCGGCTGTACAAGTCAGTCAAACTTCCTAATCTGCGGCCGGATTGACGCACCACCAGACCACGCGTGGAACGCGGTTGGAATGATCAGACTCGCCACCGCTAGCGCCAAAAGACTAGCCGCTGTCTGCGCGACAACTGGGTTGAAGTGTTGCTCAAGACGGTTGACACCGCCGAAAAAGAAACACATGCCCATGACCAGCAGCAGATTCGACAGCATACTACCTATAAGTGACGTTTGGACTATAAGCACCTCCTTATCGACCAAGGCAATAATGGCGACGATCAATTCGACCGCATTACTATTATTGTCAGTCGGGGTGGTGTCTGGTTTCCAAACGATCGAGCACCTACCCGAATGATGCATTCAGCAGACCACCAATCGTTTCGCCAGTCCTGGACACGTCAGCTCTGTCCTCGACACCCAGCAATAGACATACCGCATGGCGATTTCTTCCGTGGCGTAACTCAACATGGCCGCAAGAGGTCTGGATACGTTAGCCGAGTCCGGACGTGGGATCGGGATACAAACATAATAGCAATGAAGTTGACCACGAAGACCGCCACCGGATCGACGTCGACGTAATTCAGTGCAACTGAGATTGTTAGTTAGAACTCAGACACGTCATATCCGCAACTCACTTCCAACTGGCGCGGCAATCAGGAGAACATTTATCCAAGAGTTAAAAAGAGTCGCCTTGAGCTGGCCAACGGCTGTGAACTTTTGCTTGTCAGGCATatccttcgcctcctccaccgaAGATTGGGAATTCCCATCCTCAGACTGGTTCCCATGGCCGCTCATAAAggtcttcctcttccgagGTTTTCCTTCGGGGATCTCATCCTGCCCCTCTTGGTTGGACACGTTGATGGGTTCATGGCTGCGCATCGATGGTTCGGGCTCCGATTTCTCTGCACTTTCTGCTCGATAGAGCCCGTCCGTTCCTGATGACTCTGGCGGAAAAGTATCTGCGTGCTCTGGGCCGGACAGGCCGTCGGTCATGTCCCTCCGCCGCCGTCTTTCCTCCGACATGCGCACCTCCCCCGCCGTGCGAACGGGAGCGAGTCCGCTTTCCAACCGATAGGAATTGGACCGTCGCGGCCGCGCTCTGAACTTCTTAAAGGGATTGTGGTTGGATTGTTCGCCTTCCTGATCGTACCAGGCCAGGTTCCTGGCTTGACGACGGTAGATGTCTGGGCGCCGAGACACATCAGTCGAGACGTGCTTGGCACAGCACATCAGGGCCAAACTTACGCATGATGTTCTTGTTCTAGAAGGCAGGTATTCCTGAAAAAATTGATAGTGATACTGCAGTAGTCAGGTTATTAGGATGAGGTGAAGAAGAGCGGGATGCAAGATGCGAAACGGCAAGGGGGCAGTAGTGCCCAACAACAGACAAGGACAACCAGTACTAACTACTAACAGGGGTGTTCTTTCATCGGCTTAAAAACAAGTCAAAGATCTTTGCAATGACTTACAGTATATTGACGTGGACCACTCGTGGCTTGGTAGAGATCGCAGTCGACGAGATGTGGCGCGTACCTCAGCGCTCAGCCCCAGTGGCCAACAAGACTACGACAAGATGACTTGGAAGGGACAAGCTTTGAACAAGAATAGCTGTCAAATATATGGGTCGCTGTAGCAGATTGAAAGGAACGAATGCGGCCAATTGCACAATTgagaataaaaaaaaagagtgACAGGGTTCTTGCAGGCTCGTTCAACCAGCGAGCAACACAGTACCCAGAAAGTTACAATCTGAAAGGAGTGATGGTGTACTCTGAGTACACCAGCAAAGCAAAAGCGAAAAAAGGGATGACATCTCAAGGCGCGAAGGATACTTGGCAGAACTATCCTTTGCTTGGCGATTTTCATCCACTCAACAGAACCatatcgtcgtcgtcatggAGAGGACATTATTATTGGCGAATGTAGTGCATAGCCACAACAAGTGTGCGTTTATCCTCTGGATAGCGTACCCTGGACGCACGGAGATTCGTGACCCATCATTGTTGAGTATGTGGCTGCTGCAAGCCTGTAACGAGACCGGAGCAACCCAGTTCCCCTGACATGGATGTGATCTTCTATATTTCAAAAAGTTCAGCGGTCAGTCATTAGATGATCTGTGAGGTTGTCTACGATGGTATGGGTTATCTAGTCGTCAAAGACGATAGTGCACTCGTTCTTATGTGCGCGTTGATTCTGATTTTTGAGGCGCCAAACCAATAAAGTTAGTGTTTCTTGACTCGCCGCACGTCGTAATAGTGGCTCCTTCGTAGATCCTAACCCATTGAGGTTGGCTCTCAAATTTGGGAGAGTCAATCCCTCATGTGCTTTGGAGAAAGCCACTTTCTATATCTCTCAAAAAGGACACATCCACTAGGTATCAGGTTGTTGACCAATCTATGTGAAGAAAGACTTTCAACGAAGTCTGGGTTTCATGGAATCATGGTTGATTGCAGTACCCTCCGTGGGTCTGGGATAGATTGGGTCCATATGGAGTACTACTCTGCAGCAGGTCCAGGAACCAAACCAAATCATCAGCCCCAGCCCCAATCAATCACATCAGCTACACTTCAGCTTCAATCTGTGCCTCAAGGCTCAGCTCTTGACTTTCAATTGATGTCAAGAACCTGGTCGAACTATCATGCTTAAAGCCCCCTTTTTCCCCTCTTAGATTTTGGATGTTGACCCTTAGCACAGTCATCAAGTGATACCCAACTGTCATGCAACAAGACACGTCAGTAGCACTTACCTCTGTTGCTGTCTGCTGATCAAGACACTGCTGAATTCGGATCATCAGTACAGGTGTCCGACCCTTGCGCCATCATGTGGTGAGATCGTGAGCTGTTTTGCTTGCATCTATTGCCTTGTCGTATTTAACACAGCCGTTGTGTGGTCTACAcacaatatatatatatccttcATGCTCACTGCGACGGAGTATATATGGCTAAAATCACGGCAGAATATCCACATAATGATATATTTCTCAGCGGTAGGACTCTGAGATAATCTGATTCTCAAAATGCGGCGCAATTGCTACTTAATACACCTTGTAAAGTATTTTAAAGTTATGACTGAAAAGAAAAGCGGAGTCATCATTGCACATGGGAGTCAGGTTGTTAGTGAGACGATGTCAGGAAATGGCTGCATGCGTGCATAAACTACCCCATAGAATATGTTAGCTACTTATGTTCAGCTGACTAATAGTACAACAGACTGAAAATTTTTATTACTGTGGGCTGGAGGGCGGTTCCAGACCCTTAACCCTGGTTGCCCGTCCCTGGTAAGGCCTTGTATTGCCCGGGGGTGTATCATTGCCTAGGCAGCTGATAAGGATagatatacggagtactactccgtactctgtagtaaGCCGACTTGTAGGACTTGGGCCTTTTGACCTGCGGATGCTCTGATAATCGATGCTGGCGATTCTAGAGCTCATGATCCAGGCCAAGCTGGACAAGCCGGACAAGACTGACAAGCCGGAACTTGAGAGAGCGAAGCAACGCTGATGCCCCTATCTTCTGCCAAGCTACCTCAAGACAACTGGGCAAAGGTAGGCATACAGGAATCTGGCTGTAATTTCATTCTTTCGTGCAATACACGCCCCATCCCAGTGACAAATCAGCGCCCAGACCCTGGCGCTAAGTTTCAAAGGCCCCGCCATTATATCACCGAGAATGTCAATCTTTGTCCCTGGACGTATCATTTGCTTCCCTCCCATTGATTGCTTTGATTGTTCTCAAGCAATGATCattatttactccgtacttacATACATGCATAGAATACTTGGCGATACACCAGATTTCCCACCTTGGATATCCTCAAGTGAGACAACTGTGACGAATGGTCTCCATCAACTACAGTAGGAAGATGGACTCAGTTAGTAGACGCCCAATCATCAGCCCACATGCTCAGTACATGTCTCAATGTTCCAAAGAATCAATTGGATGATTGACAGtcgagtactccgtatactaTTTATAATCGGCTAGTGACTGGGTAGTATTATTACAGGGGCTGCTTACGGCTCTGTACACTCTCCCGTCTAGTCCTCCCAAGTGCTTTGCTTGCCTTGGTGCCTGCTCCAGCGTTCTcctttcccatcttcttcttccctgtCATCCCCgtgctttcttcttcttcttcttctgctctttcttcatcttctcgacatcctttctttccctccttgtATTCTATTTTTCTCCATCAATCCAACGGCTCCTTGTGTAACCGCCGTCAGTCATTCGTTGTCCATATTTCTGTCGTTTTCCTCCTAGGACCCTGTGGGTTTGATATCAACTGGGTTTGCGGACCGAGACGATCAACCCACTCTTCAGAGACCatcaatatcatcatcatctataATTGAGTTCGCTTTCGTTTTTAATCACATACAACATGAAGTTCGTTTACGCCGCTGCTGGGGCTTCCCTCGTGGGCAGCGCCCTCGCAACACTGCCCGTCATCGAAGCCAAGGTACTGAAGGCCTGTTGCTGGACGATCGCATTGGATGCTAACTCATATGTACTTGATATAGGGCAACAAGTTTTTCTACTCCAACAACGGAACAGAATTGTAAGTTTGTCTGTCGCTTCCCAACCATCATCGTTCAGGAACTGACCGGCCTTCAGCTTCATTCGCGGTGTCGCCTACCAACGTATGTCTCAGAGAAATCCCATCAACCGGTCGCCCCCCGAAACTAATCCCATGCAGAGGAGTACCAGGCCAACGGCACATCTACCGAGAACTCCGACTACACCGATCCTCTGGCCAATGTTGACAACTGCAAGCGTGACATTCCCTACCTGAAGCAGCTGCGCACCAATGTCATCCGTACCTATGCTGTCGATCCCACGAAGGACCATGATGAATGTATGAAGCTCCTGGACGACGCCGGCATCTACCTGATTACGGATTTGTCCGCGCCATCTGAGTCCATCAACCGTGCGGACCCTGCCTGGAACACCGACCTCTACAAGCGCTATACCAGCGTCATTGACGCCTTTGCCAAGTACAGCAATGTCATTGGCTTTTTCGCGGGTAACGAGGTCGCcaatgacaacaacaacaccaatTCGATTGCCTACGTCAAGGCTGCCGTGCGAGACATGAAGTCGTACATCAAGTCGAAGGATTACCGCTCCTCCCTGCTTGTCGGATACgccaccgacgacgacgcCCACATCCGTGCCGACTTGGCCGACTACCTTGTCTGCGGTGATAAGGAGAGCTCTATCGACATGTTCGGCTACAACATTTACGAGTGGTGCGGTGATTCTTCCTTCGAGAAGTCTGGCTACAAGGACCGCACTGAGGAATTTTCCAAGTACCCTGTCcctgctttcttctccgaGTACGGCTGCATTGACCCCAAGCCCCGCAAGTTTACCGATGTCGCCGCTCTGTACGGTCCCCAGATGAACGACGTCTGGAGCGGTGGTATTGTCTATATGTACTTCCAGGAGGCCAATGACTACGGTCTGGTTTCGGTCAGCGGCGACAAtgtcaagaccaaggaaGATT of Aspergillus fumigatus Af293 chromosome 2, whole genome shotgun sequence contains these proteins:
- a CDS encoding hydrogen/calcium exchanger domain-containing protein, whose translation is MHIYRRQARNLAWYDQEGEQSNHNPFKKFRARPRRSNSYRLESGLAPVRTAGEVRMSEERRRRRDMTDGLSGPEHADTFPPESSGTDGLYRAESAEKSEPEPSMRSHEPINVSNQEGQDEIPEGKPRKRKTFMSGHGNQSEDGNSQSSVEEAKDMPDKQKFTAVGQLKATLFNSWINVLLIAAPVGIALNYVDVDPVAVFVVNFIAIIPLAAMLSYATEEIAMRTGETIGGLLNASFGNAVELIVAIIALVDKEVLIVQTSLIGSMLSNLLLVMGMCFFFGGVNRLEQHFNPVVAQTAASLLALAVASLIIPTAFHAWSGAGTVGIAPLSRGTSIILLFVYGCYLFFQLKSHTEIYNRPSPKVEKRRQKVSEGDASRGLAQIGKMTATMGGQNAQQMKIHEEDDEEEQPQLSIWVAVLTLAISTAFVALCAEFMVGSIDALTERGGISKTFVGLILLPIVGNAAEHATAVTVACKDKMDLSIGVAVGSSMQIALLVLPLIIVIGWIMGLEDMTLYFDAFQVILLFVSVLLVNYLIADGKSHWLEGVLLITMYLIIAVAAWFYPNKIETAA
- the gel4 gene encoding glycoside hydrolase family 72 protein yields the protein MKFVYAAAGASLVGSALATLPVIEAKGNKFFYSNNGTEFFIRGVAYQQEYQANGTSTENSDYTDPLANVDNCKRDIPYLKQLRTNVIRTYAVDPTKDHDECMKLLDDAGIYLITDLSAPSESINRADPAWNTDLYKRYTSVIDAFAKYSNVIGFFAGNEVANDNNNTNSIAYVKAAVRDMKSYIKSKDYRSSLLVGYATDDDAHIRADLADYLVCGDKESSIDMFGYNIYEWCGDSSFEKSGYKDRTEEFSKYPVPAFFSEYGCIDPKPRKFTDVAALYGPQMNDVWSGGIVYMYFQEANDYGLVSVSGDNVKTKEDFSYLSVQMQKVTATGVNSASYTASNTAVPTCPSVGAKWEASNKLPPSPNSELCDCMVETLSCTVKDSVDEKEYGDLFDYLCAAGVCGGINSNSTSGDYGAYSVCSAKQKLSFVMNQYYKKNNKAATACDFDGKAQTKKGADASGSCASLISQAGTAGTGSVTAGATGSSGSGSASETSKGAAGVAASPMAVKVGNWQFGAYIATALFAGVGMLVL